Proteins encoded within one genomic window of Triticum aestivum cultivar Chinese Spring chromosome 2D, IWGSC CS RefSeq v2.1, whole genome shotgun sequence:
- the LOC123051565 gene encoding keratinocyte proline-rich protein: MTAPDHPIPRLSPPTRATPAISPQPACLLFPLCSPPLSAPCSAATAQTRPDPWPSPSAQLRSVTGRPWHERCASSSTSSFCSTPPGLPTCASPAPMDAFCGAEVSTVDRRHDRPRAQLPVAIPCASSRVSPISPMQHRGCTSPAPSAADPLSTPCGSYWSLLWMSFLNTV, from the exons ATGACCGCGCCCGACCACCCGATTCCGCGCCTCTCGCCGCCGACGAGGGCCACGCCGGCGATCTCCCCTCAGCCCGCCTGCCTCCTCTTCCCTCtctgttctcctcctctctccgcCCCCTGTTCAGCAGCGACCGCCCAAACTCGCCCCGATCCATGGCCATCTCCTTCCGCCCAGCTCCGGTCCGTCACCGGTCGTCCGTGGCACGAGCGCTGCGCCTCCTCTTCAACCTCCTCATTCTGCTCCACTCCTCCTGGACTGCCCACGTGCGCCTCCCCAGCCCCCATGGACGCCTTCTGCGGAGCTGAGGTATCGACGGTTGACCGCCGCCATGACCGGCCTCGTGCGCAGCTCCCTGTCGCCATCCCCTGCGCCTCCTCCCGCGTCTCCCCCATCTCGCCTATGCAGCACCGTGGCTGCACGTCGCCAGCGCCGTCTGCTGCAGACCCGCTCTCAACCCCCTGCG GTTCTTATTGGTCTCTTCTTTGGATGAGCTTTCTGAACACAGTCTGA
- the LOC123051564 gene encoding uncharacterized protein, which produces MASGARRELFSVGVMNNDRDLRSTSSPASKMKRSVTIRPKAMLSVVLAEAGLPEVKYKTYASYRGGVAATAIFWPSQSRSSTAAEHMRINGDPAVDANEAMQNAATWCLEHLQATMGIEFDCPQMQKIKTEMKYLSSSVDEKDRNIRDLKAKVEKRNMWVNGLTKGWGSLADDLLGSAYDQALLPTGASVVLHFLSWLKMHSTV; this is translated from the exons ATGGCATCAGGCGCACGGAGGGAGCTCTTCTCCGTCGGTGTGATGAACAACGACCGTGATCTCCGTTCCACATCGTCACCAGCTAGCAAG ATGAAGCGTTCTGTCACGATTAGGCCGAAGGCTATGCTTAGCGTCGTTCTTGCTGAAGCTGGTTTACCTGAGGTGAAGTACAAGACCTACGCATCTTACCGTGGCGGTGTGGCGGCTACTGCTATCTTCTGGCCATCACAGTCGCGTTCGTCTACAGCGGCAGAGCATATGAGGATCAATGGCGACCCAGCTGTGGATGCCAATGAGGCCATGCAAAATGCCGCTACATGGTGCTTGGAGCATCTTCAGGCCACCATGGGTATTGAATTTGACTGCCCTCAAATGCAGAAGATTAAGACCGAGATGAAGTACCTATCGAGCAGTGTCGACGAGAAGGACAGGAATATCAGAGATCTGAAGGCTAAGGTGGAAAAAAGGAATATGTGGGTCAACGGGCTTACCAAGGGCTGGGGTTCACTGGCAGATGACCTGCTAGGTTCTGCATATGATCAAGCTTTGCTTCCGACTGGTGCTTCGGTAGTTCTACATTTTTTATCATGGCTGAAAATGCATTCCACCGTGTAG
- the LOC123051566 gene encoding peroxidase-like, translating to MAASASCISLVVLVALATAASAQLSPTFYSVSCPGALAAIKSAVTAAVSSDPRMGASLLRLHFHDCFVQGCDASVLLSGNEQNAGPNAGSLRGFGVIDGIKAQVEAVCKQTVSCADILAVAARDSVVALGGPSWTVPLGRRDSTGANAGLANSDLPGPGSSRAQLEAAFLKKGLDTVDMVALSGAHTIGQAQCSSFRSRIYGGDTNINAAYAASLRANCPQSGGNGNLAPLDTTTPNVFDNAYYTDLLSQKGLMHSDQVLFNGDTTDNTVRNFASNPAAFSNAFTTAMIKMGNIAPLTGAQGQIRLSCSKVNS from the exons ATGGCCGCCTCTGCCTCTTGCATTTCTCTGGTCGTGCtcgtggccctggccacggcggcgtcgGCGCAGCTGTCCCCGACGTTCTACAGCGTGTCGTGCCCCGGGGCGCTGGCCGCCATCAAGAGCGCCGTCACGGCCGCCGTGAGCAGCGACCCCCGCATGGGCGCGTCGCTGCTCCGGCTgcacttccacgactgcttcgtccaG GGCTGCGACGCCTCTGTTCTGCTGTCTGGCAACGAGCAGAACGCGGGCCCGAACGCGGGGTCGCTGAGGGGCTTCGGCGTCATTGACGGCATCAAGGCCCAGGTCGAGGCCGTGTGCAAGCAGaccgtctcctgcgccgacatcctcgccgtcgccgcccgcgacTCCGTCGTCGCC CTCGGAGGGCCGTCATGGACAGTTCCTCTGGGGAGAAGGGACTCCACAGGTGCAAACGCGGGGCTGGCAAACAGCGACCTCCCGGGGCCGGGCTCCAGCCGGGCACAGCTCGAGGCCGCGTTCCTCAAGAAGGGCCTGGACACGGTCGACATGGTGGCCCTCTCCGGCGCGCACACCATCGGCCAGGCGCAGTGCAGCTCCTTCCGCTCTCGGATCTACGGCGGCGACACCAACATCAACGCCGCCTACGCCGCGTCGCTCCGGGCCAACTGCCCCCAGTCCGGCGGCAACGGCAACCTGGCGCCGCTGGACACGACGACGCCCAACGTGTTCGACAACGCATACTACACGGACCTCCTGTCCCAGAAGGGGCTCATGCACTCGGACCAGGTGCTGTTCAACGGCGACACCACCGACAACACGGTCCGGAACTTCGCGTCCAACCCGGCGGCGTTCAGCAACGCCTTCACGACGGCCATGATCAAGATGGGCAACATCGCGCCGCTCACCGGGGCGCAGGGCCAGATCAGGCTCAGCTGCTCCAAGGTTAACTCGTGA